TCCTGCACTCTCTAACCTGTAGACAACCTTACAGCCCACCAGCTCCTTCACTTCAccacctttcttcttctctgttatCTTGAACACCTCATACGGAGGAATCAGAACCTCCTCTTCACCTTTAACCTCTGAATAACGCTTCAGGTCGGCACCTGAACACGTTGTAATTTTAAAGCAGGTCTTATTACCAAAGTCCACCAGTGTGGTTTTGTGGGAGCTGGAGGCGAACGAGCCGAAACGCATCATGTTGTTGCGTTTCCCAGTGAACGTGTGGTTGGTTCTACGGTAAGTTGTGTGACACTTCTTATTGTTACTGAGAATCTGAACAGCTGACGTCAGCCAGAAATGTAAAGagtgaaacaggaagtcagtgtcgtacttcttcttgttcttcctgACTGCGTCATTGAACGTCTTATAGAagccttcatcatcatcaccatcatcatcatcagaggtaaaaacacagatggCCTGCAGGTGATCTTTAGTCAGAGCCTGATCTCCTGCAGTtctctgttttagttttctgtttgcaCAGGATTCAGCTCTTTTCCAGACGTCTGCaaatgttccagttttctctttcatttcttttctaaagAATTTGTTCTTCACCATTTCTGCCATCGTTTTGTTGCAGCCAAAGTACATGTCATCAACAGCGTCTTCAGCCATTCCCAGTGGGACGGGCTTCTTGGCATCATGGGAAGTGGAGTTCAAACGGacctgaaagagaaaagacattaAACAGTTAATATGAGGTTAACAACAGGTTCTGTTAAAGACAACATGAAGTAAATACTTCATGTTCTCAGTCACTAATAattcagtaataataatatagtaataatagaGGTCTATCTAAATAGATAGAtctaaatagatagatagatagatagatagatagattatagatagattatagatagatagatagatagatagattatagatgAAATGATAGATAGTGATAGATgatcagatagatagatagaagatagattatagatagatagatagatagatgatatagatagatagattatagatagatagatgagatagagagatagatagatagatatagatagtAGATAGATGATTATAGATGAGATAGATAGAtgattatagatagatatagtagatagatagagatagatagatagatgatagatagatagatagatagatagattatagatagatagattatagatagatagatagatagatagatagatagatagatagattatagatagatagatagacatatagatagattatagatagatagatagatagatagatagatgatagttagatagatagatagatagattatagatagatagatagatagatagatagatagatagatagattatagatagatagattatagatagatatatagatagatagatagatagacagatagatagattatagatagatatatagatagatagatagacagacagatagatagattatagatagatagatagattatagattatagatagatagatagatagatagatagatatatagatagacagatagatagatagattatagatagatagatagatagatagacagatagatagatagatagatagattatagatagattatagatagattatagatagatagatagatgatagatagatagatagatagattatagattatagatagatagatagatagattatagatagatagatagatcgatgatagatagatagatagattatagattatagattatagacagatagatagatagattatagatagatagatagattatagattatagatagatagatagatagatagatagatagattatagatagagagatagatagatagatagatagatagatagatagatagatagatagacagatagatagatagatagatagattatagattatagacagatagatagatgatagatagatagatagattatagattatagacagatagatagatagattatagatagatagatagattatagattatagatagatagatagatagatagatagatagatagatagatagattatagatagagagatagatagatagatagatagatagatagatagacagatagatagattatagatagattatagatagatagattatagatagatagatagatgatagatagatagatagatagatagatagatagatagatagatagatagatagattatagatagatagatagatagatagatagatagatagatagattatagattatagatagatagattatagatagatagatagatagacagatagattatagatagatagatagatagatagatagatagatagattatagatagatagattatagatagatagatagacagatagattatagatagatagatagatagatagattatagatagatagattatagatagatagatagatgatagatagatagatagatagattatagatagatagatagatagatagatagatagatagatagatagatagatagattatagatagatagatagattatagatagatagatagatagatagatagatagatagattatagatagatagatagatagatagattatagatagatagattatagatagatagatagatagatagatagatagatagatagattatagatagatagattatagatagatagattatagatagatagatagatgatagatagatagatagatagattatagatagatagattatagatagatagatagataatagatagatagatagatagatagatagatagatagatagatagatagatagatgatagatagatagatagatagatagatagatagatagatagatagattatagatagattatagatagatagatagatagaaagatagatagatagatagatagatagatagattatagatagatagatagatagacatatagatagattatagatagatagatagatagatagatagatgatagatagatagatagatagatagatagatagatagattatagatagatagatagatagatagatagatagatagatagatagatagatagatagattatagatagatagatagatagatagatagatagatagatagatagattatagatagatagatagatagatagatagatagattatagatagatagattagatagaagatagatagatagatagatagattatagatatagatagattatagattatagctagatagatagacagatagatctatatagatagatagatagataagatAGATatgatagatagattatagGATAGATagtatagatagatagatagacagatagattatagatagatagatagatagatagatagattatagatagattatagatagatagatgatagatagatagatagatagattatagatagatagatagatagatacatagattatagatagatagatagattatagatagatagatagatagatagatagatagatagatagatagatagatagattatagatagatagatagatagatagatagattatagatagatagatatagatagatagatagatagatagatagatagatgatagatagatagatagatagatatagatagatagatagatatagatagatagatagatgatagatagatagatagatagatagatagatagattatgAATAGATAGAtatcgatagatagatagctatagatagatagatagatagataatagatagatagatagattatagataaaCTAGATAGATAGACTagatagataagataagatagattatgataaattataaattatatgaTAGATaaattatagatagatagatagataaattatagatagatagatagatagatagatagatagatagattatagataaattatagatagatagatagattatagatagatagattatagatagatagatagattagattatagatagatagattatagatagatagatagatagattatagatagatagatagattatagatagatagatagattatagatagatagatagatgatagatagactatagatagatagatagatagatagatagattatagatagatagatagatagatgatagatagattatagatagatagatagatagattatagattatagatagatagatagacagatagatagattatagatagatagatagattatagattatagatagatagatagatagatagatagatagattatagatagatagatagatagatagatagattatagatagatagatagacagatagatagattatagatagatagatagatagatagatagatagatagatagattatagatagatagatagatagatagatagattatagattatagatagatagatagatagatagatagatagatagattatagatagatagatagatagatagatagatagatagatagatagctgATAGATAGATcgctagatagatagatgttaGATCGCTTAGCGATTATCGATAGATCTCGATAGACTCGCTCGCTAGCAGATCGAGGATcgatagatagattatagatagcTAGATAGATGATcgatagatgatagatagatatgaTTATGCTAGATTTATAGATAGCTCAGATAGATATTAgatatagattatagatagatcgatagatagccgattatagatagatagctAGATCTCGCTATcgattatagatagatagatagctagatagattatagattatatgATAGCTAGTCGATAGATAGATTTAGATAGaagattatagatagattttATAGCATAGATAGATctagattatagatagatagattatagatagacagatagatagatagattatagatagatagatagattatagatagacagatagacagaacatttttacttaaacatttctctgtgttcatGGTTCCTGTTTATATGTAGTGGATCTTCTCCTGTTCCACTCACCATCATGGAGTCCACAGGCAGCATcgagcagaggaggaaacacagcagagcgGAGAGCAGCAGGTTCATCACTGCacagtctacacacacacacacacacacacacacacacacacacacacacacacacacacagtgtcagtattacacacacacacacacacagtgtcagtattacacacacacacagtgtcagtattacacacacacacacacacacacacacacacacacacacacacacagtgacattatTACACATCAACAGCATTTTAAGAATCAGATAAACCAAAAACATGAACTCACCGGTTCACAATGAGATGATGTTGAAAAAGGAACACTTCTGATTAAACGACTTCAGACTTCTTCACTTTGCCTTTGTGGGCTAACAGATCTCacaacacccccaccccctcatGCACAGTTTTCACACTTTGCATGTGCACATTCACTGAGCTAAGGTACGTGGGCAAATGTGTAAAGGTTAAAAGAATAGTGTGAATGCTTATGAGTCAGGGTGTGTGTGCTCTGCATCGCTGCACGTTCAGCTGATTAATCAAAGAAGTAAAAAACTTTTTATGGTACGTTGAATTTACTGTGACTCACTTCTCACTTCATAACTGTCTGTATTGTTTGTGTGATCATTTCCCTTTGGGACTAACACACATTATTGTGTATGACTTTGTCACCTGGTGTCTGCTCTGCAGAGCTGACAGGTTTGAAATGAGTTGATCTCTGTTGCTAAAGCAGTGATGTTAATAACAGGCTCCTAAAACAACTAAATTCTGCATTAACAGATGAGTTTATTACAACTGAACGACTGAGAAACAGTTGTTCTGTTACCTGTGCCCATAAACGGTGAGTTGGGGGCCGAGCAGATACTCTTAGTGTAGTAGTACTGcttttacagtgtgttactgGGTTTGAATGTACAAACACTAAGATCTCAAAAGACAGAATGCAGTGATTTGTAAATCACAGAAACTCATAATGGCAGTCAGGGTTGGTGTCTGCCAAGTGGTCAGAAGAGTGACCAAAGTGAGACATAGAACATACGGCCAGGCGCACACACTCCTCAAAACGTCTgctgacagtggagaagaaataAATCCTCAATCCAACCTTATTTATTcttaaaaaatcaaacatttaataacatttaagtAAACGTATTTGGAGTCGGGGTTGTTAAAGTGTTGAAAATTAAAGTGTAGGTTTTTAACCCACCAGCAGATTcacactttgttgtttcttccGTTTTGTGGTCAAACTGTTagtgaacatgttttttcttctcacaaacacaaacggAAGTGGTCTGAGGTGTGTTCACCAAGATTCAGCATCATTctaaaaaatcattttttaaatgatttgaatatatataaaatcacttttatatatattcaaatcatttcacactgcttctcattcagcCATTTacacaaaccaaaaataaaacccaaGAGCAAATAATAAAACCTCAACAAGTTCTTCCTGTAGTGTGTGTGGGCTCAATAAAGTTAGAATTTagttataattaaatattatttaaatattatatataaatatatatataatatataatttatattatatgtttatataatatatacataaacatGCCTTTAATAAGCCACCATGTCCGTTTTTGAATTATATCCACTATTTCTGAAAGTCAGTGTTTGGactgaattttgtttttcatggttTGTCTCCTGGTGATCTGTGCTTGaaccgattcttttcactttatatttcccctttaggcaatattattaggaaacactttaaatttccattgttatgcagatgatacccagctatatttatctatgaaaccaggagaaactaatcaattagtcaaacttcaagaatgcttaaaagacataaaggcctggatgtcctccaatttccttctcctaaatccagacaagacagaggttatactgtttgggcctaaaaatctcagagacactatgtctaatcacgttctcaccattgatgacttagttctggcctcaagtaatactgtaagaaacctcggagttatctttgaccaggatatctccttcacttcatacatcaaagaaatctctagaactgccttttttcatctgagaaacattaaagttaaaattaggagcatcctgtcccaaagtgatgctgaaaaactagtccatgcatttgttacttccagactggactattgtaattcattattaatagtttgtcccaataactcattaaaaagcctccagttaatcaaaaatgctgcagccagagttctgactggaattagtaagagagatcatatttatcctacgttagcttctctccatttgctccctgtaaaatccagaattgaatttaaaattcttctcctcacttataaatcccttaataatcaggctccatcttatcttaaagaactcataattccatatcttccaagcagaactctccgttctcaggctgcagttttacttgtggttcctagagtaGAACATCTCTGAGATCTGAAAATTGAAACCTACCTAGAAAGACCTGAGGCTGTAATGGTGCAGACAGTGGTCTAACAAAGTActgagcaaagactgtgaatgtttatgtacatgtgaccttctttcacaaacaaacaaacaaacaaacttctttgACTTTGTCATCATGAgttattgtttgtagaatttggAGGAAAATGATGAATTGAATCCATTTTGGAAAAaggctgcaacataacaaaatgtggaaaaagttaagttAAGATCTTCCTGTCTTGTAAAAGACAGGTTGTAGAtcagctgcttcttctttttcttcagaaACTGGAGCATGACGTTCTCAGGAGCatgaactgtgtttttctctgtgttgcaAATATTTCCTGGTTGAAATCCTCCTCTGTGACATGAACACCCTTGTCGTTCTGTTTCTTTGGTGTTCTGCTACCATCTGCTGTCTGACAGATTTACCTGCACAGTGCTGGGAAGCGCACTTTTGAAATGTAATAGATTACAGATTACAAGCTGCcctgtgaaaatgtgtgatgtaCTGCAACTATCTAGTACAAACTAATGTAACTTAGGTTCTGACTACTCGTGAGGTCTTCAAGACAACTTTCCATCTTTAATCCAAAGTCTTCACATCATATCTTttcatgttcagtgtttgttgtagatttagtttgtttgtcttgttcctcacttgtaagtcgctttggataaaagagtctgctaaatgactaaatgtaaatgttgtaggCGTCAGTATTTCTAAAAACCTTTTACGTTTCgtttgtgttgttctttgttgtttgttcctGCAGTTGATTCTCTGTTTAGTCTTTTagttaaatatatgtatttatatctgTTAGATGTTGTGGATCAGGAGGGTGAAGTAGTGTGAACTGGAAAGGTTGGAACCAACAGGTTAATGTGAACGTTAAACCAGTCCTCGACTGGTTTAACGTTCACATTAACCAGACAGCGGGTCAGCAGGGAAACTCGTCTCCCTCCCACAAGACCTCAGCTGTAAAGTGAGTTTGAGGATAAACCCGAAGGTCTCAGTGAGTCAACAAGAGAAACGTTCTCTTCCTTCGGTACCTCAGCCTGCAGGAATTCACAAGTTTGATCACAAATAGAAACTTATAGCATATCTCTTCCTGATCGAGGTCagtgatgtgatgatgtgtcGTTTCGCTGGAGGTGAAGCAGATAAAAAACTGACGTCCTGAGAGAAGATAAAATTGTGTTTGAGTTTCTGAGTATTTGTCCTTGtctgaaatacaataaagtGTTGACTCAGCATTCAGTCTTGTTAATATTGATAAAAACTGCCTGAGACAAACAACTATCAAAAATCATGTCAATCAATGTCCACGTGCTTCACATAAGAAGCACGTGGACATTACTGAGCACCCCCCCAGCTTGTAGATGCTCCTTTAGCAGCAGTAACTTGAAGTAATCCCTGTTTGACTTTCTCCGTGTCCCACATCGTTCTCTTAAGGTCCTTCTGCAGCCTTTTGGTTGGGTCGGGGTCTGGACcctgattcttttatttttctggtgTAGATTTACTGCAGGTCCCAATCATCAACCCTTGGCCGTGGTGTTTCTGATGCATGGTGCTGGGCGTTAAGGCCAACAACTTCACTTCGGGCTCATTTGTGCA
The window above is part of the Anabas testudineus chromosome 17, fAnaTes1.2, whole genome shotgun sequence genome. Proteins encoded here:
- the LOC113164100 gene encoding erythroblast NAD(P)(+)--arginine ADP-ribosyltransferase-like; this encodes MNLLLSASLCFLLCLMLPVDSMMVRLNSTSHDAKKPVPLGMAEDAVDDMYFGCNKTMAEMVKNKFFRKEMKEKTGTFADVWKRAESCANRKLKQRTAGDQALTKDHLQAICVFTSDDDDGDDDEGFYKTFNDAVRKNKKKYDTDFLFHSLHFWLTSAVQILSNNKKCHTTYRRTNHTFTGKRNNMMRFGSFASSSHKTTLVDFGNKTCFKITTCSGADLKRYSEVKGEEEVLIPPYEVFKITEKKKGGEVKELVGCKVVYRLESAGVLSNLNCKLTL